One window from the genome of Erwinia sorbitola encodes:
- the bcsB gene encoding cellulose biosynthesis cyclic di-GMP-binding regulatory protein BcsB: MKQLLLRALCLSTALTLGSVQADPTSVTQDSSALSDIPPPAGVGAAAAPAETQENDQPAAAAEGDLPAGDEAALPPGTNEGLPAGLPPLPAPVMDDAAAPQTAILNQPLTSTVSVAQMGQAQGITLTGGQLQSGIVFTLPTDEVITNAHLNLSLKVSQALAARNTSLQLMLNGQPLGTLPLTASDRASEDYQLDIPAAMVVSSNNLSFKINDADQLLCERDSAQQYQVTILPKTTLALEGQQLNIGTSLRNFPRPFIDPLRMSPASVAMTFGDNITPGEVSAAAILSSWMGIQADYRGISFPVLRAQLPEKNGVVFGHPGEKIGSLTLPDSDSPSLHIVNNPDNPVYKLLLVVGKTDDQLRQATWRLLQPFNLDDAALTVPLQSMAPRKPYDAPRWINTDRPVRLSELLRKDQSLTTTGIWHDALRVNFRAAPDLFLWDGDTIPVQLNYRFPSESWIDEDNSLLNVTLNGTFLRNLTVNKVGLLENIWHRLGGDARQEKFTLQLDPYLIYGDNQLQLYFNIKPKASAPCSVLTNNNIKSRIEDESFIDLSHTRHFTLLPNLSYFVGASFPFSRLADYSQTLLMLPEKPTNAEIGTLLDMAGRSGNATGVALSQNSVVFGIPAGGTLRERLKNSDILSVSTLSQASFNRDMLADSPYELNNHTLGVKVPNTLDKLRGWLTGDWYRQTLDADRYFSSNEDWRGFISYRSPWNSSRLVVMTVATDDNQLSRLHHDMTSARINAGIRGDTAIITDENGIRSFRVGAQFPSGQMPWYMMVVWYANQHSVLLSLLALFCSVLVGLSAYVLLQRHSRRRLQPKNNSNSSGEKKE, encoded by the coding sequence ATGAAGCAACTATTACTGCGCGCACTGTGCCTGAGTACAGCGCTGACCCTGGGCAGCGTTCAGGCCGATCCGACCAGCGTAACGCAGGACAGCAGTGCACTGTCTGATATTCCGCCTCCGGCCGGTGTTGGCGCTGCTGCTGCCCCTGCCGAAACGCAGGAAAACGATCAGCCAGCCGCTGCGGCGGAAGGCGATTTACCTGCGGGTGATGAGGCCGCCCTGCCACCGGGTACTAACGAAGGCCTGCCTGCGGGCCTGCCGCCGTTACCCGCTCCGGTGATGGATGATGCCGCCGCCCCGCAGACGGCGATACTGAATCAGCCGCTGACCAGCACGGTGAGCGTGGCGCAGATGGGTCAGGCGCAGGGGATTACCCTGACCGGCGGCCAGCTGCAATCAGGTATCGTCTTTACGCTGCCGACCGATGAAGTGATCACCAATGCGCATCTCAACCTGTCGCTGAAAGTGTCACAGGCGCTGGCGGCGCGTAATACTTCGCTGCAACTGATGCTGAACGGCCAGCCGCTGGGTACGCTGCCGCTTACGGCATCCGACCGCGCCAGCGAAGATTATCAGCTGGATATTCCTGCGGCGATGGTGGTCTCCAGTAACAACCTGAGTTTTAAAATTAACGATGCAGACCAGCTGCTGTGTGAGCGTGACAGCGCCCAGCAGTATCAGGTCACGATCCTGCCGAAAACCACGCTGGCGCTGGAAGGCCAGCAGCTGAATATCGGTACCAGCCTGCGTAACTTCCCGCGTCCGTTTATCGATCCCCTGCGTATGAGTCCGGCCAGCGTTGCCATGACCTTTGGCGACAATATCACGCCGGGTGAAGTGAGCGCGGCGGCGATTCTGTCGTCGTGGATGGGTATTCAGGCAGACTATCGCGGCATCAGCTTCCCGGTTTTACGCGCACAGCTACCCGAGAAGAACGGCGTGGTGTTTGGCCACCCGGGGGAAAAAATTGGCAGCCTGACGTTACCGGATAGCGACAGCCCGTCACTGCATATCGTCAATAACCCGGACAACCCGGTCTATAAGCTGCTGCTGGTGGTGGGAAAAACTGACGATCAGCTGCGTCAGGCGACCTGGCGTCTGCTGCAGCCGTTCAACCTTGATGACGCAGCCCTGACGGTGCCGCTACAGAGCATGGCACCGCGTAAACCTTATGATGCGCCACGCTGGATCAACACCGACCGTCCGGTACGTCTTAGCGAGCTGCTGCGCAAAGATCAGAGCCTCACTACTACCGGTATCTGGCACGATGCGCTGCGGGTGAACTTCCGCGCTGCACCGGATCTGTTCCTGTGGGACGGTGACACCATTCCGGTACAGCTGAACTATCGCTTCCCGTCAGAAAGCTGGATTGATGAAGATAACTCTCTGCTCAACGTCACGCTGAACGGTACGTTCCTGCGTAACCTGACGGTAAACAAAGTCGGCCTGCTGGAGAATATCTGGCATCGTCTGGGCGGCGACGCACGTCAGGAAAAATTCACCCTGCAGCTGGATCCCTATCTGATTTATGGCGACAACCAGCTACAGCTCTATTTCAATATCAAGCCGAAGGCCAGCGCACCCTGTAGCGTGCTGACCAACAACAACATCAAGAGCCGGATTGAGGATGAGTCGTTTATCGATCTGAGCCATACCCGTCACTTTACGCTGTTGCCAAACCTCTCTTACTTCGTTGGCGCGTCGTTCCCGTTCTCCCGTCTGGCGGACTATTCACAGACGCTGCTGATGCTGCCTGAGAAACCCACTAATGCCGAAATCGGCACGCTGCTGGATATGGCCGGACGTTCAGGAAATGCCACCGGTGTGGCACTCAGCCAGAACAGCGTGGTGTTTGGTATTCCGGCTGGGGGTACCCTGCGTGAGCGTCTGAAAAACAGCGATATTCTCTCGGTTTCCACCCTGTCTCAGGCCAGTTTTAACCGCGATATGCTGGCAGACTCGCCCTATGAGCTCAACAACCACACCCTCGGTGTCAAGGTGCCAAACACGCTGGACAAACTGCGCGGCTGGCTCACCGGCGACTGGTATCGTCAGACGCTGGACGCTGACCGCTACTTCTCGTCAAACGAAGACTGGCGCGGTTTTATCAGCTATCGCTCGCCGTGGAACAGCAGCCGTCTGGTGGTGATGACCGTGGCAACGGACGATAATCAGCTTTCCCGTCTGCATCATGATATGACCTCAGCGCGCATTAACGCCGGGATCCGTGGTGATACGGCGATTATTACCGATGAAAATGGCATCCGCAGCTTCCGCGTTGGCGCGCAGTTCCCGAGCGGACAAATGCCGTGGTACATGATGGTGGTGTGGTATGCCAACCAGCACTCGGTGCTGCTGTCGCTGCTGGCTCTGTTCTGTTCCGTGCTGGTGGGGTTGAGTGCTTATGTTCTGCTACAGCGCCATTCACGCCGTCGTCTGCAACCAAAGAATAATTCCAATAGCTCTGGCGAGAAGAAAGAATGA